The following proteins come from a genomic window of Hymenobacter canadensis:
- the lipA gene encoding lipoyl synthase, translated as MLTLPIIQPEAAAPAKPRKPDWLRVKLPVGPEYAAVRRLVDEHKLHTICESGNCPNMGECWGAGTATFMILGNICTRSCSFCAVATGRPSEYDTDEPRRVAEAIQLMGVKHAVLTSVNRDELKDRGASIWYETVVQTKRLSPETTIETLIPDVKANWDALDTMIAGGQEVVSHNMETVGSLYRLVRPQAKYERSLEQIRRTYEAGKRTKSGIMLGLGETRDEMYKAMDDLVANGLHILTLGQYLQPTKRHLEVAEFIHPDVFAHYREEGLARGLKYVESGPLVRSSYHAERHVNVPIN; from the coding sequence CTGCTGACCCTACCGATCATTCAGCCCGAAGCCGCTGCTCCGGCCAAGCCGCGCAAGCCCGACTGGCTGCGGGTGAAGCTCCCGGTGGGCCCCGAATATGCTGCCGTACGCCGTCTCGTGGACGAGCACAAGCTGCACACCATCTGCGAAAGCGGCAACTGCCCCAACATGGGCGAGTGCTGGGGAGCCGGCACGGCCACCTTCATGATCCTGGGCAATATCTGCACCCGCTCGTGCTCGTTCTGCGCCGTGGCCACCGGCCGCCCCAGCGAGTACGACACCGATGAGCCGCGCCGCGTGGCCGAAGCCATCCAGCTGATGGGCGTGAAGCACGCCGTGCTGACGTCCGTTAACCGCGACGAGCTCAAGGACCGGGGCGCCAGCATCTGGTACGAAACCGTGGTTCAAACCAAGCGTCTCTCGCCCGAAACCACCATCGAAACGCTGATTCCGGACGTGAAAGCCAACTGGGACGCGCTGGACACCATGATTGCCGGCGGCCAGGAAGTGGTGTCGCACAACATGGAAACTGTAGGCAGCCTCTACCGGCTGGTGCGTCCGCAGGCCAAGTACGAGCGCAGCCTGGAGCAGATCCGGCGCACTTACGAGGCTGGCAAGCGTACCAAGTCGGGCATCATGTTGGGCCTCGGCGAAACTCGCGACGAGATGTATAAAGCCATGGACGACCTCGTCGCCAACGGCCTGCACATCCTCACGCTGGGCCAGTACCTGCAGCCCACCAAGCGCCACCTCGAAGTGGCCGAGTTCATCCACCCCGACGTGTTTGCGCACTACCGCGAAGAAGGCCTCGC